In the genome of Ignavibacteria bacterium, one region contains:
- a CDS encoding cold shock domain-containing protein — protein sequence MPKGKVKWFDAKKGFGFIVGEEGKDIFVHYSAIANEKSFKTLEDGSEVEYELIEDGKGMKAANVKAV from the coding sequence ATGCCGAAAGGTAAAGTCAAATGGTTCGATGCTAAAAAAGGATTTGGATTTATTGTTGGAGAAGAAGGAAAAGACATATTCGTTCATTATTCAGCAATCGCTAACGAGAAATCTTTCAAGACTCTCGAAGACGGTTCTGAAGTCGAATATGAATTAATTGAAGATGGCAAGGGAATGAAGGCAGCGAATGTTAAAGCAGTTTAA
- a CDS encoding LysM peptidoglycan-binding domain-containing protein gives MQLKDTSKIKYFNSLPSAELTGSIPDNGHIKIYIEQAALSGIEHHLSSDKNNELGGVLTGYNCKLHSGESFIIIKNFIKAGFTNSSVSRLTFTYQTWEQINNELENKFPDEIILGWYHSHPGHSVFLSDYDVFIQKNFFNLEFMVAYVFDPTITQRGFFFWNGDKIEKAKGFYVINNEELVMNNEKSAERKTGNDLNELEKQIEVKPKNINNITILLLIINFAILSFLIYQVYSIKSNIENLAVNTLETEKLKSDYKYLNQKLEDHIIEGQLDNAGSIDYTVKDNDNIKGIAYFFLNDSSKYIDILSFNNLSDPNQVVKGMKLKIPVLK, from the coding sequence ATGCAGTTAAAAGATACTTCGAAGATAAAATATTTTAATTCGCTGCCTTCAGCTGAATTAACTGGAAGTATTCCTGATAACGGGCATATAAAGATATACATAGAACAGGCTGCTTTATCAGGAATTGAACATCATTTATCATCGGATAAAAACAACGAACTTGGCGGAGTCCTTACCGGATATAACTGCAAATTGCACTCAGGTGAATCCTTTATAATAATAAAAAATTTCATTAAGGCAGGCTTTACGAATTCCTCCGTTTCGCGTTTGACTTTTACTTATCAGACCTGGGAGCAAATAAACAACGAGCTTGAAAATAAATTTCCTGATGAGATAATTCTCGGCTGGTATCATTCTCATCCCGGACATTCTGTTTTTCTATCCGATTATGATGTTTTTATTCAAAAGAATTTTTTTAATTTGGAGTTCATGGTTGCATATGTTTTTGACCCGACCATAACTCAGCGTGGATTTTTCTTCTGGAACGGCGACAAAATTGAAAAAGCAAAAGGATTTTATGTAATTAATAATGAAGAATTAGTAATGAATAATGAAAAATCAGCTGAGCGAAAAACAGGAAATGATTTAAATGAGCTCGAAAAACAGATTGAAGTGAAGCCAAAGAACATAAATAATATTACCATTTTATTGCTGATAATTAACTTTGCAATTCTATCCTTTTTAATTTATCAGGTATACTCGATTAAGAGCAATATTGAGAACCTTGCGGTTAATACGCTTGAAACCGAAAAATTGAAATCAGATTATAAATATTTGAACCAGAAGCTCGAAGACCATATTATCGAAGGTCAGTTAGATAATGCCGGTTCAATTGATTATACAGTTAAAGATAATGACAACATTAAAGGAATAGCATATTTTTTTTTGAATGATTCGAGCAAATATATTGATATATTAAGTTTTAATAATTTATCCGACCCTAACCAGGTTGTTAAAGGAATGAAGTTAAAGATTCCTGTTTTAAAATAA
- a CDS encoding gamma carbonic anhydrase family protein — protein sequence MIAPYKGIYPKIHDSVFMCEGSHIIGDVVLEENVSVWFNTVIRGDVNYIRVGARTNLQDNSTLHVTYKKYPLVIGADVTIGHNAIVHGCTVKDKVLIGMGAILLDKCVVNSNVLIGAGTLIKQGFEVPEGVLIAGVPGKIIRDLKQDEIEMIQQSAKNYMMYVEMYQKEDTFNP from the coding sequence ATGATAGCGCCATATAAAGGCATATATCCTAAGATTCACGACTCGGTTTTTATGTGCGAGGGTTCGCATATAATCGGTGATGTTGTTCTTGAAGAAAATGTCAGTGTTTGGTTCAATACTGTCATTCGAGGTGACGTAAATTACATAAGAGTTGGAGCAAGAACAAACCTTCAGGATAACTCGACGCTTCATGTTACTTATAAAAAGTACCCGCTTGTAATAGGAGCAGACGTAACAATCGGCCACAATGCTATTGTTCATGGATGTACTGTAAAGGATAAAGTTTTAATCGGGATGGGCGCAATTTTGCTTGATAAGTGTGTGGTTAATTCAAATGTCCTCATCGGAGCAGGAACGTTGATTAAGCAAGGTTTTGAGGTTCCTGAAGGGGTTCTGATAGCCGGTGTGCCCGGAAAAATAATTAGAGACCTCAAACAGGATGAGATTGAAATGATTCAGCAGAGTGCAAAGAACTATATGATGTATGTTGAAATGTATCAAAAAGAGGACACTTTTAACCCTTAA
- a CDS encoding (2Fe-2S)-binding protein produces the protein MEYKITKCICYDTSFEEMKEIMKVNDFKTLEQLQQYKMVAGNCKLCLPYIKKMIETGKTIFAVELS, from the coding sequence TTGGAATATAAAATAACAAAATGCATTTGTTACGATACTTCATTTGAAGAGATGAAGGAAATTATGAAAGTAAATGATTTCAAAACTTTGGAGCAACTTCAGCAGTATAAAATGGTAGCGGGCAATTGTAAACTATGTCTTCCTTACATAAAAAAAATGATTGAAACCGGTAAAACAATTTTTGCAGTGGAGCTTTCCTGA
- a CDS encoding cob(I)yrinic acid a,c-diamide adenosyltransferase — protein sequence MVKPENTDKKIEELQKTGGKKFNKKILETIENYKKLTDEEKNCFHIYYGYGKGKTTATMGLTMRALGAGKKVAIVQFDKGHNPDKEHYAERIILRKLKELGYPIDIYPTGCERMNADGTFRFKNQEEDFKEAQRGVGIAKDLIEKGGIDLLILDEAIAAVDYHLLDKKDVDELIDLYKKNKKFELVMTGHKLWEGLEEKADLVTEMRKVKHYFDAGIPAREGIEF from the coding sequence ATGGTTAAACCCGAAAATACAGATAAAAAAATAGAAGAGCTTCAAAAGACAGGAGGCAAGAAATTTAATAAAAAAATTCTTGAAACAATCGAGAATTATAAAAAGCTGACTGATGAGGAGAAGAATTGTTTTCATATTTATTATGGTTACGGGAAGGGCAAAACTACTGCAACTATGGGCTTAACAATGCGTGCACTTGGCGCAGGGAAGAAAGTTGCAATTGTACAATTTGATAAAGGTCATAATCCTGATAAAGAGCATTACGCAGAAAGAATTATTTTGAGAAAACTTAAAGAACTTGGTTATCCGATTGATATTTACCCGACAGGATGCGAGCGAATGAACGCGGATGGAACGTTCCGTTTCAAAAATCAGGAGGAGGATTTTAAAGAAGCACAGAGAGGGGTGGGTATTGCAAAAGATTTAATTGAAAAAGGCGGAATTGATTTGCTCATTTTAGATGAAGCAATTGCTGCGGTTGATTATCATCTGCTTGATAAAAAAGATGTTGACGAACTTATTGATTTATACAAAAAAAATAAAAAATTTGAATTAGTAATGACCGGGCATAAATTGTGGGAAGGTCTCGAAGAAAAAGCCGACCTTGTTACTGAAATGAGAAAAGTGAAACATTACTTCGATGCGGGAATTCCTGCACGTGAAGGGATTGAGTTTTAA
- the ybeY gene encoding rRNA maturation RNase YbeY codes for MIVRISDDYEIDVSYNYEKRFFDKKLKDFIKNKTILALSELQNKEGLKLTELSIFFCGDNKIKFFNKHHLNHDHETDIITFEYRENRTKSAELVISTETVKSNSKIYNVNFRHELMRVIIHGLLHVCGYKDKTMLTKRKMKQKENYYLKLLNI; via the coding sequence ATGATTGTCAGAATCAGCGACGATTACGAAATTGATGTCAGCTATAACTACGAAAAGAGGTTTTTTGATAAGAAACTCAAGGATTTTATTAAAAACAAAACTATTTTAGCATTATCGGAGTTACAAAATAAAGAAGGGCTGAAATTAACAGAATTAAGCATCTTCTTTTGCGGTGATAATAAAATAAAGTTCTTTAACAAACATCATTTAAACCATGACCACGAAACGGACATTATAACGTTTGAGTATCGTGAAAACAGAACTAAATCTGCCGAGCTGGTTATTTCAACAGAGACAGTTAAATCGAACTCGAAGATTTATAATGTCAATTTCAGGCATGAACTGATGAGAGTTATTATACACGGATTACTGCATGTGTGCGGATATAAAGATAAAACGATGTTGACCAAAAGAAAGATGAAACAGAAAGAAAATTATTATTTAAAATTATTGAATATTTAA
- a CDS encoding ubiquitin-conjugating enzyme E2 produces the protein MTPRKRRLNSDYEKLITEFKNHPYIKLEVEDNNGAVPERYFVTFKDVRGIKLEDGSTKEKKVLRYISQHKIEIYLHLDYPRVKPQCFLLTPIFHPNFRMASPHDICIGDFWAPGETLVDIIYQIGEMLQYKNYNVTSPLNGVAAKWAREHTKYFPTDQKDLRIGELDINIDNADKEEINIEFK, from the coding sequence ATGACACCAAGAAAAAGAAGATTAAATTCAGATTACGAAAAGCTTATTACCGAATTCAAGAATCACCCGTACATAAAATTAGAAGTTGAAGATAATAACGGAGCAGTGCCGGAAAGATATTTTGTTACATTCAAAGATGTTCGCGGAATAAAGCTTGAGGACGGCTCGACTAAAGAGAAAAAAGTATTGAGATATATTTCACAGCATAAGATTGAAATTTATCTGCATCTTGATTATCCGAGAGTAAAACCACAATGTTTTTTGCTGACTCCGATTTTTCATCCGAATTTCAGAATGGCATCGCCTCATGATATTTGCATAGGTGATTTTTGGGCTCCCGGTGAGACGCTTGTTGATATAATTTATCAGATAGGTGAAATGCTTCAGTATAAAAATTATAACGTTACCAGTCCGCTCAATGGGGTTGCCGCAAAATGGGCAAGAGAGCATACCAAATATTTTCCTACTGACCAGAAAGATTTAAGAATAGGTGAGTTGGATATAAATATTGATAATGCTGATAAGGAAGAAATAAATATTGAATTTAAATAA